One part of the Acinetobacter sp. XS-4 genome encodes these proteins:
- a CDS encoding RnfABCDGE type electron transport complex subunit B encodes MNSSISLIREIDALLPQTQCGLCGHRDGCLPYAKSIAEGEEANKCVPGGQPVADALANLLDRSPLTAESSVWPIQTDGRPQRMKAIIREDECIGCTKCISACPVDAIIGSGKLMHTILTDLCTGCELCIPPCPVDCIDLVEDTQALPNEQQRNAEQDDLRQRYYAHIQREEKRRSHRKGPVVRAEIDTQLFAQFSQALDELPSIELIEKPKETVPTDAKTTIELAKIRTQIKKLEKQLGVREDAKKRLQLEELQQQLMQLQEV; translated from the coding sequence ATGAATTCATCTATTTCTCTCATACGCGAGATTGATGCGTTATTACCACAAACACAATGTGGCCTATGTGGACATCGTGATGGATGTCTACCCTACGCAAAGTCGATTGCTGAAGGTGAAGAAGCAAATAAATGTGTTCCAGGTGGACAACCGGTTGCTGATGCACTGGCAAATCTATTAGATCGCTCTCCATTAACTGCTGAAAGTAGTGTATGGCCTATACAAACAGATGGTCGCCCACAGCGAATGAAAGCAATTATTCGCGAAGATGAATGTATTGGTTGCACCAAATGTATTAGTGCTTGTCCTGTAGATGCTATTATTGGCAGTGGTAAGCTCATGCATACCATCTTGACCGACTTATGTACTGGTTGTGAGCTATGCATTCCACCTTGTCCAGTAGATTGCATTGATTTGGTTGAAGACACACAAGCCTTACCAAATGAACAACAGCGTAATGCAGAGCAAGATGATTTAAGACAACGCTATTACGCACATATTCAACGTGAAGAAAAGCGTCGCAGTCACCGTAAAGGGCCTGTGGTGCGCGCTGAAATTGATACTCAACTGTTTGCGCAGTTTTCTCAGGCACTTGATGAATTACCATCAATTGAACTCATCGAGAAACCTAAAGAGACTGTGCCAACTGATGCTAAAACTACAATTGAGTTAGCTAAAATTCGTACACAAATTAAGAAACTGGAAAAACAGCTAGGTGTGCGTGAAGATGCTAAAAAGCGTCTTCAACTCGAAGAACTACAACAGCAACTCATGCAACTACAGGAGGTCTGA
- the nth gene encoding endonuclease III, with amino-acid sequence MAVKNMTKKQIQIFFERLREQRPSPQTELKYSSSFELLIAVMLSAQATDVSVNKATDKLYPVANTAEKIYNLGVDGLKEYIKTIGLYNAKAENVIKTCKILMEQFNGEVPSNRKDLEALPGVGRKTANVVLNTAFGQPTMAVDTHIFRVGNRTGLAVGKNVLEVEHRLIKVIPKEFILDSHHWLILHGRYCCIARKPKCAECVVADVCNWPDRFEFGAQKQMTIKNIEA; translated from the coding sequence ATGGCTGTCAAAAATATGACGAAAAAGCAGATTCAAATTTTCTTTGAACGCCTTCGTGAACAACGGCCGTCTCCTCAAACCGAGTTAAAATACTCATCTTCTTTTGAGTTACTCATTGCAGTTATGTTGTCAGCTCAAGCTACCGATGTGAGTGTAAATAAGGCAACTGATAAACTTTACCCTGTAGCCAACACTGCTGAGAAAATCTATAACTTAGGCGTAGATGGTCTAAAGGAATATATTAAAACAATTGGCCTTTACAACGCTAAAGCTGAAAATGTCATTAAGACCTGTAAGATTTTAATGGAGCAATTTAACGGCGAAGTTCCAAGCAACAGAAAAGACTTGGAAGCTTTACCCGGTGTAGGACGTAAAACCGCAAATGTTGTTTTAAATACAGCTTTTGGACAGCCTACCATGGCCGTTGATACCCATATTTTCCGAGTGGGAAATCGAACTGGCTTAGCCGTAGGGAAAAATGTACTTGAAGTTGAACACCGTTTAATTAAGGTTATTCCTAAAGAATTTATTTTAGATTCACATCACTGGCTCATATTGCACGGTCGCTATTGTTGTATCGCTCGTAAACCGAAATGTGCTGAATGTGTAGTTGCAGATGTCTGTAACTGGCCTGATCGTTTTGAATTTGGTGCACAAAAGCAAATGACGATTAAAAATATTGAAGCTTAG
- the adk gene encoding adenylate kinase produces the protein MRIILLGPPGAGKGTQAQLICKRYNVPQISTGDMLRAAIREGTELGLKAKSVMESGGLVSDELIIGLVKERIAQPDCVNGCIFDGFPRTIPQAEALEKEGINIDHVIEIDVPDEEIVQRLSGRRQHPASGRVYHTVYNPPKVEGKDDETGEDLVQRPDDQEETIRKRLASYHTETEQLVGFYQSRAASGENAPTYDKLNGLRTIEDVQTDLFNILDK, from the coding sequence ATGCGCATTATTTTACTCGGACCACCTGGAGCAGGCAAAGGGACTCAGGCTCAGTTGATCTGTAAGCGCTACAATGTCCCACAAATTTCAACCGGTGATATGCTCCGTGCTGCAATTCGTGAAGGTACTGAATTAGGTCTAAAAGCTAAAAGTGTAATGGAATCTGGTGGTTTGGTTTCAGATGAACTTATTATCGGTTTAGTAAAAGAACGTATTGCTCAGCCTGATTGTGTAAATGGCTGCATTTTCGATGGTTTTCCACGTACTATTCCACAAGCTGAAGCTTTGGAAAAAGAAGGGATTAACATTGATCACGTGATTGAAATTGATGTTCCTGACGAAGAAATCGTACAACGTCTTTCTGGTCGTCGTCAGCATCCAGCTTCTGGCCGTGTTTATCATACAGTTTACAATCCACCTAAAGTGGAAGGTAAAGATGATGAAACTGGTGAAGATCTTGTTCAACGTCCAGATGACCAAGAAGAAACAATCCGTAAACGTTTAGCTTCTTATCATACAGAAACTGAGCAATTGGTTGGTTTCTATCAGAGCCGTGCTGCATCTGGTGAGAATGCACCGACTTATGACAAGCTTAATGGTTTACGTACAATTGAAGATGTACAAACAGACTTGTTTAATATTTTAGATAAATAA